A stretch of the Marivirga tractuosa DSM 4126 genome encodes the following:
- the lipA gene encoding lipoyl synthase, whose amino-acid sequence MIDLPVVSQEEKKKNKKPDWLRVKLPVGKEYANVRKIVDENKLHTICESGNCPNMGECWGAGTATFMILGNVCTRSCSFCAVATGRPPEYDEQEPQRVAEAIKKMGVKHAVLTSVNRDELKDRGAEIWYQTVVKTKELSPETTIETLIPDVKGKWDALYRMIEAGQEVVSHNIETVPSLYRRVRPQAKYQRSLDQIKLTKEYGKRTKTGIMVGLGETQDEMFATMDDLVAHGCDILTVGQYLQPTKRHHDVIEYVHPEVFDMYREEGLKRGLKYVESGPLVRSSYHAERHVNVPI is encoded by the coding sequence ATGATAGATTTACCGGTAGTAAGCCAAGAAGAAAAAAAGAAGAATAAAAAACCGGATTGGTTAAGGGTGAAATTACCTGTGGGTAAAGAGTATGCAAATGTTCGCAAGATTGTGGATGAAAATAAATTGCACACCATCTGCGAAAGCGGAAATTGCCCAAATATGGGAGAATGCTGGGGTGCAGGAACTGCCACTTTCATGATTCTGGGAAATGTATGTACTAGAAGTTGTTCATTCTGTGCAGTGGCAACTGGTCGTCCACCTGAATATGATGAGCAAGAGCCGCAGAGGGTAGCAGAAGCTATCAAAAAAATGGGTGTAAAACATGCCGTTTTAACATCAGTAAATAGAGATGAGTTAAAAGACAGAGGTGCTGAAATTTGGTATCAGACTGTTGTTAAAACCAAAGAATTATCTCCCGAAACGACAATAGAGACTTTAATCCCAGATGTAAAAGGAAAATGGGATGCTCTTTATAGAATGATTGAAGCAGGACAGGAAGTAGTCTCTCACAATATTGAAACTGTTCCTAGTCTCTATAGAAGGGTGAGACCTCAGGCTAAATACCAAAGAAGTTTAGACCAAATTAAGCTTACTAAGGAATACGGTAAAAGAACTAAGACCGGAATCATGGTGGGTTTAGGTGAAACACAAGATGAAATGTTTGCTACCATGGATGATTTAGTTGCCCATGGTTGTGATATTTTAACTGTTGGCCAGTATTTACAGCCCACCAAAAGACATCATGATGTGATTGAATATGTGCATCCTGAAGTTTTTGATATGTACAGAGAAGAAGGTTTGAAAAGAGGTTTGAAATATGTGGAGTCAGGTCCATTAGTTCGTTCTTCTTACCATGCTGAAAGACACGTAAACGTTCCAATTTAA
- a CDS encoding carbon-nitrogen hydrolase family protein: MQDNFIVTLENLKLKDYRSLLKSMKKAYAGWDDLWEVEHIKTLIDKFPEGQLCVLVNGQVAGCALSIVVDYSKFGDNHTYKEITGNETFDTHDPDGDVFYGIDVFVHPDFRGMRVGRRMYDARKDLVEQLNLKSIIAGGRLPGYSKYAEKFTPKQYIQKVIAKEVYDKTLSFQLSNDFHVKKVLKGYLPGDKQSAEFAALIEWNNIYYEPSEEYVHIPKTVIRLGLVQWQMRPTPSLKAMQEQIEFFIDVVSGYQCDFILFPELFNAPLMAEFNHLDEATAIRELAKYTEPLKEIFQEYAINYNVNIITGSMPVMNRGKLYNKGFLCRRDGTSETYEKIHMTPAEVSAWGMTGGKKIQAFDTDCGKIGINICYDVEFPEMGRLLADEGVKILFVPFLTDTQNGYMRVRLCSQARAIENECYVAIAGSVGNLPKVNNMDIQFAQSGVFTPSDFAFPTNGVKTEATPNTEMTVIADVDVNLLKELHTYGSVRNLKDRRKDLYTIKKK; encoded by the coding sequence ATGCAAGACAATTTTATTGTTACCCTAGAGAATCTCAAATTAAAGGATTACCGAAGTTTACTTAAGTCTATGAAAAAGGCTTATGCGGGATGGGATGATTTATGGGAAGTGGAACACATCAAAACACTGATTGATAAATTTCCTGAAGGGCAATTATGCGTTTTAGTTAATGGACAAGTAGCGGGCTGTGCATTATCCATTGTGGTAGATTACTCAAAATTTGGAGATAATCATACTTATAAAGAAATTACTGGAAACGAAACCTTTGATACGCATGATCCTGACGGGGACGTATTTTATGGTATAGATGTATTTGTACATCCTGACTTTAGAGGGATGAGGGTAGGTCGTAGAATGTACGATGCCCGAAAAGATTTAGTCGAACAATTAAACCTTAAGTCAATTATAGCCGGAGGTAGGCTTCCGGGATATTCTAAGTACGCTGAGAAATTTACCCCAAAGCAATACATCCAAAAAGTAATTGCGAAAGAGGTTTATGACAAAACTTTATCCTTCCAATTATCTAATGATTTCCATGTTAAGAAGGTTTTAAAAGGTTATTTACCAGGAGACAAACAATCGGCTGAATTTGCAGCCCTCATAGAATGGAATAACATTTACTATGAACCTTCTGAGGAATATGTTCATATTCCAAAGACAGTTATTCGATTGGGTTTAGTTCAATGGCAAATGCGTCCTACTCCTTCTTTAAAGGCAATGCAAGAGCAAATTGAGTTCTTTATTGATGTGGTAAGTGGTTATCAATGCGATTTTATATTATTTCCAGAATTATTCAATGCACCATTGATGGCAGAGTTCAATCATTTGGATGAAGCAACCGCTATTAGGGAGTTAGCTAAATATACTGAGCCACTAAAGGAGATATTTCAGGAATACGCCATCAATTATAATGTCAACATCATTACAGGGAGTATGCCGGTAATGAATAGAGGGAAATTATACAACAAAGGATTTTTATGCAGAAGAGACGGTACAAGTGAGACTTATGAGAAAATCCATATGACACCGGCAGAAGTGAGTGCTTGGGGTATGACAGGTGGAAAGAAAATACAAGCATTTGATACCGACTGTGGTAAAATAGGAATCAATATATGCTACGATGTAGAATTTCCTGAGATGGGAAGACTTTTAGCTGACGAAGGAGTTAAAATACTTTTCGTACCATTTTTAACCGATACACAAAATGGATATATGAGAGTTAGATTATGCTCTCAAGCAAGAGCTATTGAAAACGAATGTTATGTTGCGATTGCGGGTAGTGTAGGCAACTTGCCTAAAGTAAATAATATGGATATTCAGTTTGCTCAATCTGGGGTTTTTACGCCATCTGATTTCGCATTCCCAACTAATGGCGTGAAAACAGAAGCCACACCCAATACAGAAATGACTGTAATTGCAGATGTAGATGTTAATTTGCTAAAAGAATTGCATACTTACGGAAGCGTGCGTAATTTGAAGGATAGAAGAAAAGATTTGTACACCATTAAAAAGAAGTAA